The genomic stretch atcataattaaaatacagcatttataatatgtatgaacatgccaaattttaagctaaattgcctttaaagagctaatatcgtatataaatcggtttttacggatttgcgtgatttaacttattaaatcacaatatgttacataaactcatatttattttcaagttaattatcctaactcacttaggactcaaaatttagtcttcactaacactttgacaataattcaacttgatttgacaacattgttcattatggacttaaaattacaattttataacataaacttaaaattaaatcaaaataatttcaaataatttaaaattttgaaattaaaacttatgaacattctagaaaaataccatgactctcataatgtttaatacttaggttaaatatttcgaaaaattatcgagaaaaacaatgttgcggtttatcggttttaacaaatatgaccattaaaatatgagaaaatttattttcataaacttttcacttttagatctgaaatatatgctaaaatgcaatatgtgacatttttctttagtcatgaagtatgttttagcattataactaattatagtcactatttatgtgatttttcatcaaaaattcataaatcatgcaaaaggatttcactatagccaaaaattttacacacatcttatataATTGCATATGACAACAGACTAAAATTTCATGAttaaattcgaaatataactcatattaacctatttacccatttaaatacgattttaacttataaaattcatatttcgagcaaaacaacttattttaacatgaaaatttacaggccatcagtatgtattacatgtgaaaacctACCCAAAAacaactggaaaattcgaagtttaagtAATTTTCGTTCAAAAATgacatttatatatacaaaatcacatttttatgGCATGGTCAGGAAACAAAAGAGACCCCTGCACTGGTGTCTTGGAAACAGATTTGTAAACCCAGGAGGAAAGGTGGGTTGGGTTTAAAGAACTTGCATCATTGGAATGTTGCCTTGATTGGCGAATATGTTTGGTGGGTTGAGAATCGAAGAAGACTGATCACTTGTGGGTTAAATGGGTGAACTCCATTTATATAAAGCATTCTACCTGGATTGATTATGAACCTACCCTCACTACAAGCTGGTCATGGCGGAGTATTTGTGCAGTTAAAAATCAACTTAAACCTTGGATGTTTGAGGATCAGTGGAGACAAACCAATTGTGATTACACTGTCAAGGTGGGTTATAATTGGATTGTTGATGATGGCATTGATGTCACTTGGTACCCTTGGATAAAGAACAGATTGCTTCTACCTAAACATAATTTCTTTATCTGTTTGGTGGCTCACAATAGACTCCTTAGCCAGGACAGATTAGTAAGGATGCAGATTGCTACCTGCAACAGATGCCTGCTCTGTGATGATGGAGAAGAGAACATTGACCATTTGTTTTTCCAGTGCTCATACAGTCAGCAGTGTGTGAGATTGATAGAGGATTGGCTGCAGATTTGTCTACCTTTGCAAGGAATTATTGATTGGTGGCTGCACCTCAGGGAACGCTCCCTTCTGAAGAAACAGGTGGTGGCTACAGCAATAGCACAGCTCATGTATCTAATTTGGCATGCTAGGAATAGGTGCAGATTAGAGTATGTTCTTCCTTCCCCTGCTAGTCTGTTTAAACAGGTGAAGGAGACTTTGTTGATTAATTTGAGAGGTAGAAAACTTGTAATAGGTGCAAATGCAACTAGGGAGTGGATAAATTGTGTGTGCCCGAATTGTATCTAACTTGAGGGATGATTACCTCTTGTTAACTCTTGTATGATGGGATTTTATTAATATATAAACTTACCTTTCCCCaaaaaaaatcatatttttatgtcataaattaacaaaatgaacaatataatccataaatgaaccaaaatatcccaaatacattttaggaccagaaactttaacatgcaaagtgatttcgtgatatatcataataaacacaaaattacaagttttgtttgttaataagattaactcggaaaaacaataaaccgatttgcatgcaaacaacctaaggctcatgataccacttgttaggattcattaattccatttctatacatttcatacaaatgtgattatttagtcataaaataataaatagATTTTAtacatgcaaactaaaaacaagattagagaagaaatcgtcaatcttactttggaatttcggatcaaaaggggaccaacaaattcacctatttgttagttcttgagcttccttataatggataaacaaaggttcaaattagaacctctcccaaaagcttatacccaaggtgttactcttaataattaataatattatgaactagtaatattattaatctagcttaaaaatTTGACcctaaatattatttttggtctcttgttattcggccaagagaggagagaAATTGGAGTATTTTCTTTCTTTAACTTCTCTTAAGTTTTGTAgtgaatgaaaaaaaatgaaaaattacaCTAGTGAAAAGTGTTGTAGTGTAGTGTAATTATAGAGCAAAACCCCTTGGCTTTCTCCTTTCTCTAAAACCGGGTGGGGTGGGTTTttagagccaatgcacggccttTCCTTTTACCCATAAATTATAGGTATGTAAGACTAGGTTTTTAGTTTGATGATTgctattttaaataaaatataaagcacacttcaaaccctaaaaccaccCTATTTTTCGGTACATAtcatgtaaaatggaaagtccattttacacattattttgtcaatttgtcaaatgtcacatgttacttgtcatgtgaaattgtaatgtatttttaacatattaaaaatcaacatactcataaaatatgtcatatacaaaatcgactagtaattcgtaattacttgtaccaaaacggtttctCGTATTAtagattacaacgtcttgtatttataataaattattcattcaatttcaattgtttcgtaaacaataattttatctaagtaataaaacaatttgattacttagtccgtgtcttatttaatcgaattacaataagacacgtcaattatactcacaaaatcatccgtcaatttcaaGCAACTTAATCAATCCGTAtctacatacgattaattaaataatcaattaagagcgtcactctttaggtatgacctaaggggctcaactgatcaccaccgtcgcacgacagtaatgtcaaactctagtcagccaatcattaccgatatgtgtggaccagttgactgtaaaatattacttcccacatgtattcttaaatatgagatttaaacatgtgatcatcatgatcgacagttgtgatcgcattattgtcggaggacacttattccaacaattttaaccccttttattttatttaccattttctcatttgtttacatttgtaaatatatcagtcataattcataatcaagCGACTTTTTCATTTTCTCGAGGATTTCGCTTtatcctttgttctttataccatgtcggtttaatccgagtacggtgataaatatcgactaattacaaataaatgaacttaacataattagttcatatcaaatattttacatttttatttgtaaactatacttttcaaacttgcaaatccgacgaCGGATATaactaatataatagtaattattctgagtcataCAAACAATACTTTCAAATAagaacacaaaagcggtctttaACGACCTTTTAGAACGTTTTTTCATAACCTTATTAACagccaggagacgccccttgggtcgtcgtctgactcgcgccccaagaggccgtctgctttcttatttaaaaacctgggcagaacccttccctcgccaataggctcgcgccccaatggggctccCTGGCACTGTTATGCTTCATTTTGATaattgtctaggacgatcccgattacggttaatccgaatacatgatggatcagattcacaagcttacgtttttacactttgtcatttgaaacacactttttcaaataaatggatcatgttaagcatcatgacccgaatttggtaaatggatgtttaatttcctttTTCACatacaaatcaatctaaatcaaaGTTCGACATCAATTTCATactatgtggataaacaaaccgacttagcaaattctcacatgttagtttaagcttttggatgtgcattcatgcatttacaccgttttatcaacttttgcacttaaacaaccatgatcgatcagtagaggccgctaacgcgggcgagattgggtgtccgattaaagggtttcccaatacgtaccttcaccccttactcagaacctttggatagtggatggccttatctagggcgtacgagagtcattttaggcatagaatgctaaaaggggggacgagtccttatctttagtacctatgtcaaacaccgctttttgctttgattgacctaggtataaagtggattagaacgggttccaagcatcccacaaatgcttggtggcgactccgaacatctctgcatcgtttcgagacctttaccgagacgaaaccgaccgatctaaagcgatccgtgatgtgaccataattagcgcatatttagcccccgaattagccttgttcccatactttttagtgcatatttgggtcatttcttatctttagttctttgttttgcatattctttgagattttgatcccttggtaggaaaggagtaagaatcttgcattttcatgtcaaaacgagactaaattgatcgaattcaatgaccaagcatcaaggagagacaagattagaaggcctttgtacatattataatagaagagcaatgttgaggaaggatccttgagtccccaaggaaatccccaaggaatttatgaagaaaagggaagaaaagaagaagatgtcttgctgagtgacaatccgtgcggattgtccccaatccggccgtcccacagctgcacaatccgtgcggctttgctctaatccgctcggattccacctgcacaatccgtccggattccctcgaatccgctcggaccccatcaccagaatccgcccgtcccgaccttattccgcccggattccagcacatcgtgatttcctcttctccaagctacgaagaaagaagccctttcttcgaaaaataccggctcctccttgctcaatctaaaaagtgtaattactagtttagtccttagttaaccctaatgcatcctccctaatttccactataaataccccattagtctaattagaggagcatgttcttcttatcaataattagagtagttaatatcaatcaaatctctctttagtattgtaatcaacaattaatcaagttctaatacaagttttatttccttaatctctcttttgttcatcctttattttgggtaattgaagattatttgggttattgttgggagattgacaacctcttaatcaagcattcaagtacttcttttatttttgctttattattggaatcattagtaggtataattctcttaatccttttttaattattgttaattactttcatttattcatcatgtttcatattgttggtatgattgacaaccttgctagcatgatcaacatgataatgagtgagtagtctcttagctagggttaatgggtgattaggggaaaccaacatggggaatgattcatgcttaaattaatatgctttcatgttttatttgcttgcttgttttgatctcaactcatgcacatgttatatttgatgaaatgctaagcctatgaatccttgcatttactatcatcttctatcttttcaatgagacttgttagaaataacccaactcgagtctcattagaccatgcatgttgttgagtagggaagattaagtcgacttgtaggtgttgtacaatctaatcgattcggctccgggacccaaactttcctaggattgtaagatataacccaactcaatccatcacaacaataattgcttgcttataatttgagaacatgtttgtatgatcaattcccctgattcccctatgatcccatgacaccctagtgcttttaatcaattatttacacccctttaattcatcttgcttgtttattttcattgctattttagtttagtgaccttctacatcaacccaatttgtgacaccccttagacaccactagttgcaatagaaatctcatttcaactcccgtcccttgggatccgacctatacttgcctctttactaattgtagagttgtttgtgaagttataaattgtgttttgattcgaccgtgacccaacgaccacatctttaattgtgaacacgaaacggacccgatcaaaaatggcgccgttgccggggacggtgtttgtttgatttagatttctttctatttttattagttgtgtctttcttcgccttggggaagtaaaactcctcaaggtttgctctaattgttttcgagttgtttgatattttgcgagatggatttcatagattgttttgtagaggaccacttgagtataccttacttcaaggatcccatgcaagcattggaagccttggaagcaagtgaggctaagagcatgtattgggagttggaggtggatctctttgaggccgctctagctaacaaggaacttactcatgcacaattcgaattggtgcataatattctagtggaagcatgtcaacccatagaggatgagcaatccatcctagaggatattttacaagctcaagagcaagaggaacccatcatgggatttgaatatgatgaggttgatgaaagtgaagttgagtatgctatgagaatggaatgtctaatggagatggagcaaattctcaatgaaactccaaaggaggaaagtaaggtaccaactcctactttgaaaccccttcccccaaatttgaaatatgcttaccttgatgaatcaaagaccaaacccgtgattgttaatgatagacttgatgatgaccaattgggaaaattgcttgatgtgttgaaacaacatgagaaggctataggttatagtctagatgaccttaaggggataagtcccaacttttgcatgcatagaattcatttagaggaagaccatagacctaccattcaacgccaaagaagattgaacccccacatgcaagaagttgtcaagggagaagtcatgaaattacttgatgcgggaatcatatatcccatatcggattctttgtgggttagccccgtccaagtggtacgtaagaaaggaggtactacggtagtgacaaatgaaaaaaaatgaattaataccaacaagaatgatcaccggttggcgtatgtgcattgactatccgAAATTAAACTccacaacaagaaaagatcacttccccttaccattcattgaccaaatgcttgagaggttagcctccaacaaattcttttgttaccttgacgggtactcgggattcttccaaatccctatacactcggatgaccaacataacaccaccttcacatgcccttatggcacttttgcatataggaggatgccttttggcttatgtaatgcccccgccactttccaaagatgcatgatgagtgtcttctccgattacttagagaccataatggaagtttttatggatgattttagtgtttatggaaaggactttgactcatgttttcataatctttctcttgtgttgcaaaagtgtgaagatgttagtcttgttttaaattgggaaaagtgtcacttcatggtcaatgaaggaattgttttgggtcatttaatttcggaaaagggtatcgaggtcgataaagctaaagttgaggtgatagagaaactcccacctcccgtgaatgttagaggggtgagaagttttctcggtcacacgggtttttatcgtcgtttcataaaagatttttcgaaaatagcaaaacccctcactcaacttttgcttaaagatgcccaattccaatttactgacgagtgtgttgaagcttttaatagaatcaaagaagcattaatctcggcaccaatcattcaacacccgaattgggagttacctttcgagattatgtgtgacgctagcaactacgccgttggagcggttcttggccaacgggtagggagagctcttcacgccatctattacataagcaagaccctcgacccctcccaagtgaattatgatacaaccgaaaaggagcttcttgccat from Silene latifolia isolate original U9 population chromosome 2, ASM4854445v1, whole genome shotgun sequence encodes the following:
- the LOC141640805 gene encoding uncharacterized protein LOC141640805; the encoded protein is MFEDQWRQTNCDYTVKVGYNWIVDDGIDVTWYPWIKNRLLLPKHNFFICLVAHNRLLSQDRLVRMQIATCNRCLLCDDGEENIDHLFFQCSYSQQCVRLIEDWLQICLPLQGIIDWWLHLRERSLLKKQVVATAIAQLMYLIWHARNRCRLEYVLPSPASLFKQVKETLLINLRGRKLVIGANATREWINCVCPNCI